The window CTGGTGGCATGCGTACATTATGGAAACGGGTAATGGTAAAAAAAGAATATGATTTTTATTTATTACTTAACGACGATGTTGTACTAAAAGAGAATGCTATTAAAGAGTTGTTAGCCGCACATACACAGTCAGATCATGAAGGGAACATTATAATGGGAACAGTATTGGACAGTTCATATAAATACATAACTTATGGTGGCTTAAAACTTACCAATAAAATAACCGGAAAAGCTTTATTTCTGCGACCAGACGAAACCAAACTGCAAGCCTGCGAAATTGGCAACGCCAATATTATGCTGGTTGATAAAGCCACTGTAAAAAAAATCGGCATCTTATCCGAACGATACACACACGGGATAGCCGATTATGATTATACACTAACCGGTGTAAAAAATGGTGTTAAAGCATGGGTAGCCCCCGGCTACTATGGCCATTGCGATAACGACCATATGATGACTTGGTTACCCCATGGTACACCTTTAAAAAAGCGCGTAGAGTACTTATATAGCCCAAAAGGCTTAGGTTATAAGCAGTATTTACGGTATACATGGGTGCATTTTCCATTATCGCTACCAATAATTTTTGTAAAGCTTTGGGTTAAAACTTTGTTCCCTGTTTTGTACGACAAATACAAAAAGGATGATCTTTTATATAAAGAACAATATTTAAACAATTAACTGACACCTCAGTATATACTTCAAATGAAATTATCTTAATTATCAGTAAATGAAAATTTTAATTGTTCATAACGATCTGCGTGTGTATTGGAAGCGCAGGCTGATATATTTAAGAAAATTTCTAGATGCTAAGGGGATTGATCTGTATGCCGTTGAGCTTTTTGGTAAGGGATCGCCTTATGATTTCGATCTATATAGTAAAAAAGAAGCGTGGTGGGATTGCCTTTTCCCGGACAAGAGCAATGACCAGCTTACCAAATATCAAATTAAAGACCGAATATTTTCAAAACTAAATGAACTGCAGCCGGACATAGTAATTGCCGGATCGATTGTTTTTTATGCCGGGGCTCTATCCTTACAGTGGGCAAAAGCTAATAAGAAAAAGTTTATAATGTTTGACGATGCGAAGGTTTCGGATGTAAAAAGAAACTTCTTAGTGCAAACTATAAAGAATTTAATCACCCGCCAGATCGATGCCTTGTGGCTGCCATCAAAAAACTATGAAGAAGGGTATGCGGGGATACTGAACAAAAATAAGATCCATTTCTTTTACGGATACGATTGTATTGACAATGATCAATTTAAATTTAAAGGCGAAAGGGTATTTAATAAACAAACCATTGTTTGTGTAGCCCGGCTGGTCCCTATAAAAAACATCGAAAACTTATTAAAAGCCTGGCGCGCTGTAGAAGAAATTAATAGCAATTACAGGTTAATTATTATTGGCGATGGCCCGCTGGCTCAAGACTTGAAAGATATCAAGGAATCACTTCAACATAAAACAGTAGACTTTGTAGGCGCCATAGAAAACGAAAAAGTGCTTGAATATTTACATAAATCCGATGCGCTGGTTTTACCAAGCTTCGCCGAAAGCTGGGGTTTGGTAGTGAACGAAGCCATGGCGGCAGGCTTGCCGGTATTATTAAGCAATAAAGTTAATGCCGCTAATACATTATTAAAAGAAGGCGTCAATGGATATAGCTTCCATCCGTCAAACGTTGTAGAGATGCAACAAAAAATCCTCAGTTTTATCGGGTTGTCGGAGTCTGCCAAAAAAGAAATGTCGGATAATTCGTTAAAAATAATCGGCACAATGGACTTCGAAAATATGGGGCAACAACTAATTAGTACATTAAATAAACTTGCCCTACAGCCATACAATCGGCCTGGTTTGCTTGCGAGGCTAATAATTAACCTATGGTATGGCAGATATAATACTGCCGGTTGGGATAAAAAAGAAGATTGGAATGACAAACGTTTATTTAGGTAATCGCTTAAAAAACAAACAGCCGCTAAATTTAGCTGCTGTTTGTTTTAAAGATCAATATATCAAGACCAAATATTTATTTCATAGTTATGATAGTTGCAGGCAATATAGCCGCGGTTAAATTGCTGGATGCCCAGGTATTATTTTGCCAGCCATTTATTGTGCCGCAATTACCACCATCCCAATTTGAGTTTTGGTACCCTCCTGCTGCTGTGAAGTTTACTTCGTTGCCGCTAATGCTTACAATTGAACATCCGCTGGTTGAAGCATATTGATTCCATGCAAAAGTACCAACATTTGTGAAAGACGCCTGGGCTGCATATATTTTATTATTTAAAATTGACATTACTGCACCTGCTGCAATGGCAATTCCATATTGGCCCGGGTTAACCAAAATGTTATCAGAAGCAGTTTGGTAGCTACCACCGCCATCGCCTAAAGCAATACCGCCGCCACTTTTGCTTGGGCCACCACCGCGAATCCAGTTGTATGCTACTGTAATAGGGCTATCGGCAGTACCATTACTTTGGAAAAGATTGATGGCATCTTCAGGAACACTTTGTCCCATAATGTTCTCGCACTTGTTATTCATAATTTTATTACCCGCACCGTAACAGGCATTTAACTGAACAAACTGTCCGCGCGGCATAGGGCCCATCATGTTTAACATTTGGTTGTTGGCTACATAAACGCCCGTGCTTGTTGATGCGTAAACGCCACTCGCAACCTGGTTAAAATAGCAGTAATCTATAGTTATGTTGCTGCATTTGTATAAGTATACACCAACTGCATCTACGGTTGTACCATTAACAAAACGTGATAGTGTTATATGCACGTTAGTACAATTGTTTAAAGTTATAGCTGGTACAGCACCGGCAGTAATTGAAACACCGCTAATAGTTATATTACTAACACCTGTATAAGTGATAGGACTGGATTCTTTATAGGTAACCGGAGTAGTAGTTGTTGTAGCTGATTCAGTAGTAGTTGTTGTTGTGGTGGTGGCTGGTGGAGTATTTTTAGGGGATTTGCTAATTGCGTTCTCTTCTGCGGTTGTTTGCGTTTCAGGTGTAACTGAGTCTTTTTTGCATGATGAGATTAACAATGCGAAAGTAACAATGAAAAATAACGAGCATACCATGCCCAATTTTTCCGCTCCGAGAAAGTTTTTTAACTTCATTTTAACAGATTTAATTTAATAGTTTAATTATTGTACATTAATTAGGAAACTTTGTACATTTTTAAAGACGATGAAAAAACCATTTTATTGTATAGTTAAATAAATTTCTGAAAAAAATAAATCTTTTAAGTGTATTTCCTTCAGGTTATTTTAATTATTTATAGGTTTTTAAACCGTTCTGGTGACGAAAATAGAAATAATTTCTAAATATTAACTAAAAAATTAAAAAATTAAAAAAAAAGTTTTTTCCAGTATTTTGGCACACGCAGAATTGGCACGGTTTTTATATAGAGAAGCGCTTATTTCTGTACACCTATGCCAATATGGATTTTCAATTATCGCAAAGGTTAATTTTTTTCTTTTATACAAATAAAGGGTAAAAGATTACGCGTAGTGAGGAACGTGCGGCAAAGGACATTGCGGCGTTACTGGTGCAGATTTAAAAAAAATAAATTATTTGAAGAAAGCCCAAGTCTATCGAATGATAGTGATATAACCTGAAAAGTGCTGGTTGACAGTTTTAATTCTAAATAGAAAAAATGACTAAAGAGAGATCCAAGGTCTATCTGATAATAGTGATATAACCTGCTAAATGCTTGTTAATATTTTTCAGATCGATTACATAGTAATATACGCCCGCGGGAAGAGCGCCTCCCTGGAAGGTGCCATCCCAGGGCGTGCCATAATCATTCGCATAAAAAACACTTTGCCCGAACCGATTATACACGCTAACCGTACAGTGATGATATGAATCTAAAAATTGTATATGCCAGGTATCGTTTATACCATCACCATTAGGGGTAAAAGCATTGGGTATAGCATAGGCTTCTACAATCAGCAATGTCCCCGGCACATAAGTAATCGTATAATCAGGACTGAGAGCACCGGTGGCTGTTATTGGATAACTACCAGGAGGAGAGATATCGGTAGCGGGGGTAGTTATAATAGGTTTAATAGTTAATTGCGCCGGGCTATCACCGTTTACCAGTCCGCTGTAGCTGGCCGTTAATACCGGATTAGGTTCGCCGTATTGCTTAATTTTATCATCGGCTATAATGGTAAGCGGTGCAGGTGTTACTAATATATTACCTGGTTCATAAGTAATTTTGTAGTTAAAAGGGTTAAACGTACCGCCTGTAGCATTAGCCACAGTAACACAGCTACGGCAATTACCTACGTGCGCGTCTGCCGCCCCTGCCGTCCCATAACCAACTAATACACTACCTATAGTTTCACCATTTTGTAAGCCGCTGGAAGTAAAAGCCGTATATCCTGGCCCGCCTTGCAATACAGTGCCATAAACCTTAGTCACATCGTCAGCATAAATACTTAGTGCCGCCGGGACTACGGTAAGCTTTCCGGGTACATAGGTAATAATATAGTTATGGCTTGTAAAACTACCTCCCGTTGCTGCAGCTATGGTAACACAATCAATATATGCTCCTGCTACATCCGCTGCGGCCGCCCCGGTGCCGTAACCAATAGTTACAGTACCTACTGTTTCACCGTTCTGTAACCCGGCGGTTGTAAAGGCTTTAGAACCAGGCCCACCAGTAATTGTAGTACCGTAAACTTTTGATACATCATCTGCTATAACAACCAGCGGCGCCGGGTTCACAATAATGTTAGCTCCTACATAAGTAATATTATAATTATTAGCCGAAAAAGTACCTCCGGTGGCACTTCCTATGGCTACACATGAAGTGTAAGTACCAACCGGATCTGTTGCTTGCGCGCCGGTACCGTAGGCTATTGTTACACTACCAATTGTTTCACCATTTTGCAAACCCGTTACTGTAAATGCTTGCGAACCTGCCCCACCGGTTAAGGTTGTGCCATACATTTTATTAGCATTGTTTGCGGTAACCGTTAACGGAGCTTTGTTAATTGTTGAATTTGTTGTAGCAACGTTTACATTTGCAGCACCTGAACTTGATAATACAATATTCCCCCCATAGTTCCCCGATGAGGCAGTAGCCATCAAACGAATATAAATAATGGTGTTGGGAATATTACCGGCCGAACCAATAGTTAACGTGGAGTAGAATGTTGAATTGTTTACACTTACCTCATACCCCATAGGTGGAGTAACAAGTATTCCTGCTGTCATATTTGTTCCGGATACGGTAAAATTTGCTGCCGTTGATGCAGTGCCGTAAGTGGTACTTAAATAACCAGGAGTACCACTTTCATTAATAACAGGCGTAGCATAACTACTTTTAAAATTGGCATCTTTATATATAATCCCTTTAACAACGCAAGCTTCACTTTTATTAAAAGATATAACGAAACCAATTAGTATAATAATGAGATAAAATAAACGTTTTGTCATATGCATGCTTACAGAGCATAAGAAACAACATACATAGCATAAAAAAGTTTATTTAATTAGTTGTGATATAAACCTGCAGTTATAGAAATAGCTACAATAACGATATTAAACCTTACCAAAGGAAAACTTCTTTATCTTATCAATACAAATAATGCAAAATATAAATGTGTCAAAAGCACCAATTACGTTTAATTTTTAACCTTAATTAATTTAATAAACTTTAGGTTACTTATAATTTTTTTTTAATATTTATATTTGAAATTATTCTAAATTTGATGCAATAATTTTTATAACTTTAATTGTAATTAATAATATTAACAGGTGCATTCTCTGGATGAATGCAGGTCAACAATGTTTGAAATTGGTAAAAAGATAAAAGCACTTCGCCAACAAAGGGGTTGGTCTCAAAGTGATATTGCTGAATTATTAAGCATTTCAGTACCGGCTTTTTCTAAAATAGAGTCGGATATTACGGACTTAAATATTTCAAGGCTAAGGCAAATTGCCGAGGTATTTAATGTATCTGTGGTTGATTTAATTTCCGACCAAACTGAACCAAGCCAAACCTTATTGGATGAGCTGCAGGAAGCTAAAAATACTATCGCTGCCCAAACTTTAAAAATAAGCCATTTGCAGGAATATATAATTACCCTTTACGAACAATTACACAAACACACACAGGATGTAATTAGCGGTTAATTATTCCCGTGTGCGTTGTGCAACATCACTCAATTAATTGTTTTTATCTTCCTTACTATAACTAATAAGCATTTTTATCGCCTTTAAATGTGGTTGAAAGCGTTTGAAGTACTATTTGCATATCCAACCAGAAATTCCAGTTCTCGATATACCAAAGGTCATGTTCAACTCTTTTTATCAGTTGTTCATCAACCTTAATTTCGCCGCGGTAACCATTTACCTGGGCCCAACCTGTAAGACCTGGTTTTATAGAATGACGCAGCATGTAGCTACCATGTAAGCGAGAGTAATCCTCGGTATGTTTTAACATATGCGGCCTTGACCCTACTACCGACATATCGCCGGCAAGAACATTAAAAAACTGAGGTAATTCATCGAGATTGGTACGCCTTAAAAATTTACCTATGCGTGTATACCTTGCATCGTTTTGTGTAACCTGCATAGTATCCGCTGCATCGTTAACTTTCAAACTTCTAAATTTCAAGCATAAAAACGGACGATTATTTTTCCCGGTACGGAATTGCTTAAAGAATATTGGCCCCTCAGATTCCATTTTTATCAATATCGCTATTATTGGTATAAGCCATGACAGGATAAACACAATTACAAGCGAACTGAATATAACATCGAATATCCTTTTCTGAACCTGGCCTGAAATTTCAGCCAGTGGCTCTGGTTTGAGCGAAACTATAGGCAGGCTATCATCAAATTCAAAACTGTATTTATATTTATCGTTGTTACGGAACTGCGGAACAAATTTGAATTTGATAAAATTGTTCTGTGCTTCGTCTGCCAGTTCATAAAGTTCAGGCATATAATCAGGCGATATAACTGAGTATATTTCTGCAATATTGTTGTTTTTGGCATAGCTAAGGCAATCGCTTATAGCACCCAGGTATGCATAATTATTAGCGATGTTTGGCGTATCGTTAAAAAAGCCTTTTATCTCATAAAAAATTTGTTTTTTCTCCAACTGTTCAACTAAGGCAATAGCTTGCTTGACATCGCCTATAATAACAACCCTTTTACGGAAAACGCCTGTCCTGTCTATAAACTTAACTATGCCAACCATGCCTATCCTGCTTGCGATTAGGAATACTCCAAACCATACTACGTCATATAGGATAAAGTTTACTGTATCTGCTAAAAAATTCAAGTCAAAAAACAGCCATGTAATAAGTCCAAAAAAGATGTAAGTAATTGTTGTTTGCTTAAGCAAGTCGTATACCCTGTAAATCCTATCATATTTATATATCCCGGCAACGTGAGAGCATATAAGCCATGCCATATTGTTAAATACAATTAACAATGTATAAAAATGCGCCTGGCTATTTACTATATTACCAATGTTTGTTATTAATAGAAAATGAATAATATTAAAAACAAGCAGATCGGGGAATAAAAAGGAAAGTTTAGCAGAGTTGTGTTTCGGTTTCATATCGAATAAATTTAGGCAGCGGTGTATTCGTCGTTTCGTAATGATGAAGGTATTGTAATAACTGGGGCATCAGGACGTGAATTACTATTAGAAATAGTATTCCCTGTCTTTAATTTTTGCTGGATCAACTTGTAAGCGAAGACCGGTCCGTAAACCAGGTACCTTTTGTACAATCTCCGTGGTTCAGATACCATGCGGCCCAGCCATTCCAGTCCAAGATTTATCCAAACCTTATTTGGTCTTTTAACAGTACCGGCATAAAAATCAAAAACTGCACCTATTGAACATATATATTTTGCATTCAATAAACTTTTGTTGGCTATAGCCCATTTTTCTTGCTTCGGAGCAGTCATTCCAATAAATAACACGTCGGGGCTTACTTCATTTACCCTGTCAATCATCTCCTGATTTTCTTCCCTGGTAAATTCTTTCTTAAATGGCGGAGAATAGAAATACCCTTTTATATTGGGATATTCCTTTTTTAATCTTTTTTCGATTTTTTCAAGCGTGGCTGTTGATGAGCCAAGGTAGAAACAAGATCCGCCTTTGTCATTCAAATCCTTTAACAAATAATCATGCAAATCGGCCCCTGAAACCTTTTTTATTACAGAGCCTTTTAAAAATTTGGCGGCGATAGTGATGCCTATACCATCTGGCAACAAGATATCTGAATTCTTTAAAGCATCTTTAAAATCGCCGTCCCGTTCAGCCATGCAGTAAGAGTACTGATTAATTGTATTTATAACGGTCTTGTGGTGTGTAGGAAGTTTTTCAAGGGTGTCTGCAAATACGTCGTATCCCAGGCAGCTGCAAGTACTAGTGAACATTTCTGTAATTTTTTAGTGATCATTAAGTTAACTACAGAGCAATTATTATTTAATAATTTTCACTTTACCATTATAATTAATTTAAAATATATCAATCTCACCATATTATTAACCACAACTTTATATTTTAAAACAATTAAAGATAATTTTATAATTATTATTTAATTTTATCTCTGTTGTAACATTAATTACAATAAATACGCCAACATTAAACCAAAAGTTAAATGCAGCTGTAAATAATTATCCAAAATGTTATTTAGGTAAATTTAAAAGCAATTTTTAAACAAAAAATGATATAATCCAACTTATACCTTTAGCAGTTATGTAGACTAATTAGACACTAATGACTAATTCTGTATAGTTTTTAGTTAAAAAAATTTCCAAAAATAGACACTATACTTTGTCATTTCATCCAGGGGATGCATTAATAATTTGGAAGGGTAAAAGATGGCGTTATAATGCCGCCGGTAAGTTTTCATGGCCGGGAGGTTCGGATCGGCAAATAAAGTGTTTAGTTTAGTATATTCACTGTATGATTTTTCTGTTATTTAGGTCGAACAGTGCTTAAATTTATAGAAATTTATACATTGTATGTTATGCATGCTTTCATAACATTTTATTTTTTTACCAAATGTTAGTCAGTGTTTTAATTCCAATCGTCGGGCGGATCCATATAAAGCATAAAGGTTAACCAGCCAAAAACTACAATAATTGTAAATACAATAATGGCTATAATGGTATGAAACCATAACGCCCAACCTATTATTATAAGTACTAAAGTTAAAAATCCTGCTCTTCCTATTGCTTTTACCATAAAATGCGCAGATCAATATTTAAATATAAGGAAAATTAAAAACGTTAGACAAAAATTATTTTTGAATTTCATTCACTCATGTTCGGCAGGCTTTTTGTTTATAGCTAAACGCAGTCTTTATTAGCTACACTTAGTTGCAGTTTTATATAGAATGTAAGTGCGGTGGATGAAGATATTGCCAGTATGGTTATAGCGGCTAACTCCACACTAAGTAAACAAAAGCTATATATATAAACATTTTAACTAAAAATGGAAAACGTTGAAATTGTAAGGTGTTATTGTTTTAATCCATTGTGCAAAAGTTCGATTTTTGCGTCTAAGAAAAACATCACTGTATGGGAGCCGCTGGAGCGAGTATTATCTGAGCCGATACGTTGCCAAGATTGTAATACCGATTTAATTTCGAAACCTGCTTTGGAAATTAAAATCCAAATAAATAGTTGTTTGTATAAACCTGTACCTATGGAGCCAATAGTGATCACTAAAGATCAATTTGTAATACTTATTTAGGCTACACATTCGGACTAAATACACACATTATATCCAATAGTCCATAATTCTTTTTAATTACATTAAGGATAATTGATTGTACACTTATCCATAATTATTATTACACTGTTAATAAAGCCATGACTTAACCAATAATTGCTTCAATCAAACAAAAACTTCATTCCATTACCTTTTAATTAATATGTATTTCTAAAACGTGTTCATATAGATTATATTTATTAATCAAAATGAAAACTAATTTCTTTAAAAGTAGTTTCACTATAAAATCCAATTACCATGAAAACTACTTTTTTACTTCCAATCTTAGCAGCGGCAGTTCTTTTTTCGTGTAAAAAAGACAGCTTATCACTTACCAACAATGATTCTCAGTTAGATACATTGCAGGGAACCATATCAACGAATACGACATTAAGTGCCAACAAAAACTACTTTTTAAAGGGCAAAGTGTATGTTAAAAACAATGCGACACTCAGCATACCCGCTGGTGTTACTGTTTTTGCACAGGTAAACGAACTTGCCGATAATAAAAGTGCTTTAATTATTACAAGAGGCGCTAAAATTAATATAGCCGGTACTGCCGATAACCCGGTTGTATTTACATCGGCGGCTACTAATAAAAAACAAGGGGATTGGGGCGCAATTATTATATTAGGAAATGCACCTACCAATGTAGGGACTGGCCATGTGGAAGGCTTACCTGTATCGAACGATACACAATACGGTGGAAGCGTAGCAACCGATAACTCGGGATCTATTAATTATCTGCGGATAGAATATAGTGGGGGCATAAATCCGCCTGCTGAAGATGAGTGGATTGTAGATAAAGCCAGCGGGTTGTGCCTTGCAGGCGTTGGGTCTGGGACACAAATTGATAATGTAATGGTGTCGCATTCAAACGATGATGGTTTTCAATTTGTGGGCGGTACAGTGAATGCAACACACCTGATAGCTTTTAATAATGGTGACGACGATTTCGATTTCGATTTAGGCTATGAAGGGAATTTACAATTCTTAATAGCATACCGCACGCAGGCATCTTCTCAAGCATTGCGGGCCAACGGACTTGAAAGTTATAATGATGAGGTACCAACAACCAACACGCCGCTTACGCGCCCTGTAATTTCTAATATGACTATTATTGGTCCGCAAGGAACAGAATCGGTTAAAACAAATATTAACCAGGGTGTGTACATGCGCAAAGGGACTCGCCTGGCTATTAGAAATTCTATTGTAGCTGAATATAGCCAGGGAGCGTTTATGGTTTGCCCAAGAACAAGGCCTGCGATACTAAATAATGACTGGGCCGAATTCAGGTATAATTTGGTTCAGTCGGATAACAGCGATCGTACGTTTTCGTATGATACCAGTACATCAATTATCCCGGACCCTGAATTGGCAACATTTGAAACAAACAGCGTAAATAATAATGTTTTACTCATTGCAATGGCTGATTTCAAGTTAACAGGAACTTATAGCGCGGTTCCAGATTTAACGCCTGCAACTGGTTCACCAGCATTGTCGGGTGCTAATTTTACCGGAGTAGATTTTTCTTCAGCCTTTTTTGTAAAAACTACCTATCGTGGGGCTGTTGGATCATCCAATTGGGCAGCGGCAAACAACTGGGCTACCTGGAAATAAACAGAGCTTAATTAGTAAAAAAATGAATGCCCGGAACAGGCATTCATTTTTTTTGCGCCTATGTTTTAATCTCACTTTCCTACCTCTGCCTATAGTAAAATCATAGCAGATTCTATACGATTAAGTTTCTCGGATTGATCAGTAGTTAACAATTCATAGCAGTTTCTTATACCTAAAAATAGATTTCAATAAATCATATCCATTCCAATTCACACCGGAAATTAAATTACATTAAAGATAAAACAAATTAACTTTTACTTTATTATCATTAAATATAAAATAATTTATTGTTAATGTAATAGGTTATGGCAAAAAAATTTATCCAATTAAGCTGCAATAAAGTTTTATTACAACTTGTCGTTATTTTATTTATTTCCACATTAGCTTTCGCTCAGAAAAATAA of the Mucilaginibacter boryungensis genome contains:
- a CDS encoding helix-turn-helix domain-containing protein → MFEIGKKIKALRQQRGWSQSDIAELLSISVPAFSKIESDITDLNISRLRQIAEVFNVSVVDLISDQTEPSQTLLDELQEAKNTIAAQTLKISHLQEYIITLYEQLHKHTQDVISG
- a CDS encoding MBG domain-containing protein, whose translation is MTKRLFYLIIILIGFVISFNKSEACVVKGIIYKDANFKSSYATPVINESGTPGYLSTTYGTASTAANFTVSGTNMTAGILVTPPMGYEVSVNNSTFYSTLTIGSAGNIPNTIIYIRLMATASSGNYGGNIVLSSSGAANVNVATTNSTINKAPLTVTANNANKMYGTTLTGGAGSQAFTVTGLQNGETIGSVTIAYGTGAQATDPVGTYTSCVAIGSATGGTFSANNYNITYVGANIIVNPAPLVVIADDVSKVYGTTITGGPGSKAFTTAGLQNGETVGTVTIGYGTGAAAADVAGAYIDCVTIAAATGGSFTSHNYIITYVPGKLTVVPAALSIYADDVTKVYGTVLQGGPGYTAFTSSGLQNGETIGSVLVGYGTAGAADAHVGNCRSCVTVANATGGTFNPFNYKITYEPGNILVTPAPLTIIADDKIKQYGEPNPVLTASYSGLVNGDSPAQLTIKPIITTPATDISPPGSYPITATGALSPDYTITYVPGTLLIVEAYAIPNAFTPNGDGINDTWHIQFLDSYHHCTVSVYNRFGQSVFYANDYGTPWDGTFQGGALPAGVYYYVIDLKNINKHLAGYITIIR
- a CDS encoding glycosyltransferase family 4 protein; protein product: MKILIVHNDLRVYWKRRLIYLRKFLDAKGIDLYAVELFGKGSPYDFDLYSKKEAWWDCLFPDKSNDQLTKYQIKDRIFSKLNELQPDIVIAGSIVFYAGALSLQWAKANKKKFIMFDDAKVSDVKRNFLVQTIKNLITRQIDALWLPSKNYEEGYAGILNKNKIHFFYGYDCIDNDQFKFKGERVFNKQTIVCVARLVPIKNIENLLKAWRAVEEINSNYRLIIIGDGPLAQDLKDIKESLQHKTVDFVGAIENEKVLEYLHKSDALVLPSFAESWGLVVNEAMAAGLPVLLSNKVNAANTLLKEGVNGYSFHPSNVVEMQQKILSFIGLSESAKKEMSDNSLKIIGTMDFENMGQQLISTLNKLALQPYNRPGLLARLIINLWYGRYNTAGWDKKEDWNDKRLFR
- a CDS encoding undecaprenyl-phosphate glucose phosphotransferase — protein: MKPKHNSAKLSFLFPDLLVFNIIHFLLITNIGNIVNSQAHFYTLLIVFNNMAWLICSHVAGIYKYDRIYRVYDLLKQTTITYIFFGLITWLFFDLNFLADTVNFILYDVVWFGVFLIASRIGMVGIVKFIDRTGVFRKRVVIIGDVKQAIALVEQLEKKQIFYEIKGFFNDTPNIANNYAYLGAISDCLSYAKNNNIAEIYSVISPDYMPELYELADEAQNNFIKFKFVPQFRNNDKYKYSFEFDDSLPIVSLKPEPLAEISGQVQKRIFDVIFSSLVIVFILSWLIPIIAILIKMESEGPIFFKQFRTGKNNRPFLCLKFRSLKVNDAADTMQVTQNDARYTRIGKFLRRTNLDELPQFFNVLAGDMSVVGSRPHMLKHTEDYSRLHGSYMLRHSIKPGLTGWAQVNGYRGEIKVDEQLIKRVEHDLWYIENWNFWLDMQIVLQTLSTTFKGDKNAY
- a CDS encoding glycosyltransferase family 2 protein, translated to MKIAALSCSYNRIKTTSRFLESIVKQEMPEGYTLDVYLLDDNSPDGTADYVQSHFPSVIVERGSGSLFWAGGMRTLWKRVMVKKEYDFYLLLNDDVVLKENAIKELLAAHTQSDHEGNIIMGTVLDSSYKYITYGGLKLTNKITGKALFLRPDETKLQACEIGNANIMLVDKATVKKIGILSERYTHGIADYDYTLTGVKNGVKAWVAPGYYGHCDNDHMMTWLPHGTPLKKRVEYLYSPKGLGYKQYLRYTWVHFPLSLPIIFVKLWVKTLFPVLYDKYKKDDLLYKEQYLNN
- a CDS encoding WecB/TagA/CpsF family glycosyltransferase, coding for MAERDGDFKDALKNSDILLPDGIGITIAAKFLKGSVIKKVSGADLHDYLLKDLNDKGGSCFYLGSSTATLEKIEKRLKKEYPNIKGYFYSPPFKKEFTREENQEMIDRVNEVSPDVLFIGMTAPKQEKWAIANKSLLNAKYICSIGAVFDFYAGTVKRPNKVWINLGLEWLGRMVSEPRRLYKRYLVYGPVFAYKLIQQKLKTGNTISNSNSRPDAPVITIPSSLRNDEYTAA
- a CDS encoding right-handed parallel beta-helix repeat-containing protein, with product MKLKNFLGAEKLGMVCSLFFIVTFALLISSCKKDSVTPETQTTAEENAISKSPKNTPPATTTTTTTTESATTTTTPVTYKESSPITYTGVSNITISGVSITAGAVPAITLNNCTNVHITLSRFVNGTTVDAVGVYLYKCSNITIDYCYFNQVASGVYASTSTGVYVANNQMLNMMGPMPRGQFVQLNACYGAGNKIMNNKCENIMGQSVPEDAINLFQSNGTADSPITVAYNWIRGGGPSKSGGGIALGDGGGSYQTASDNILVNPGQYGIAIAAGAVMSILNNKIYAAQASFTNVGTFAWNQYASTSGCSIVSISGNEVNFTAAGGYQNSNWDGGNCGTINGWQNNTWASSNLTAAILPATIITMK